The following are encoded in a window of Nibricoccus aquaticus genomic DNA:
- a CDS encoding acetylxylan esterase: MRTTRLLLAACLTLSTAFPAFAAPTPITPVPAHAAGRLATVQLRVSPDHRDWTYQPGENVKFTVAVTADNEPLAGANITYKVGPEMLPMDEKTATASADGIVTIDGGTLKVPGFIRCIVTAEFGGKTYRGLATAAFAPEKIQPTQTEPADFDAFWDAGKAELAKVPLEPEITLMPEACTPAVNVYHVSFRTVGSSGQYVSRIYGILCEPKAPGKYPAVLRVPGAGVRPYTGSKELSARGVITLDIGIHGIPVNLAPGLYDQLRTGALSGYHLYNLDNKDLYYYRRVYLSCVRANDFLVSREMYDGQNLVVTGGSQGGQLTIVTTALDPRVKGLAPQFPAYCDVTGYLNGRAGGWPHMFRPDAKTGENFHATPAKIATTSYYDTVNFAKRVKVPGHYTWGYNDETCPPTSMYAAFNQINAPKELVLALEANHPIIPEQTEAVAKWIGGFLKLTK, encoded by the coding sequence ATGAGAACAACCCGCCTCCTCCTCGCCGCCTGCCTCACTCTCTCCACCGCGTTCCCGGCTTTCGCCGCCCCGACGCCCATCACCCCGGTCCCGGCCCACGCCGCCGGACGCTTGGCAACCGTGCAGCTCCGCGTCTCGCCCGATCACCGCGACTGGACGTACCAGCCCGGCGAAAACGTCAAATTTACCGTCGCCGTCACCGCCGACAACGAGCCGCTCGCTGGCGCAAACATCACCTACAAGGTCGGCCCCGAGATGCTCCCGATGGACGAGAAAACCGCCACCGCCTCAGCCGACGGCATCGTCACCATCGATGGCGGCACGCTGAAAGTCCCGGGTTTCATCCGCTGCATCGTCACCGCCGAATTCGGCGGGAAAACTTACCGCGGCCTAGCGACCGCCGCCTTCGCCCCCGAGAAAATCCAGCCCACGCAAACCGAGCCCGCCGACTTCGATGCTTTCTGGGACGCAGGCAAAGCCGAACTCGCGAAGGTGCCGTTGGAGCCCGAGATCACGCTCATGCCGGAAGCCTGCACCCCCGCAGTGAATGTTTATCACGTCAGCTTCCGCACCGTCGGCTCCTCCGGCCAGTACGTTTCCCGCATCTATGGCATCCTCTGCGAACCCAAAGCCCCCGGGAAATACCCGGCCGTGCTGCGCGTCCCCGGCGCCGGCGTGCGTCCCTACACCGGTAGCAAAGAGCTGTCCGCCCGCGGCGTCATCACGCTCGACATCGGCATCCACGGCATCCCCGTCAACCTCGCCCCCGGCCTCTACGACCAACTCCGCACCGGCGCTCTCAGCGGCTATCACCTCTACAACCTCGATAACAAAGACCTCTACTACTACCGCCGCGTTTACCTGAGCTGCGTGCGCGCAAATGACTTCCTCGTCTCGCGCGAGATGTACGACGGCCAGAACCTCGTCGTCACCGGTGGCAGCCAGGGTGGCCAGCTCACGATCGTGACGACCGCGCTCGATCCACGCGTGAAAGGCCTCGCCCCACAATTCCCCGCGTACTGCGACGTCACCGGCTATCTCAACGGTCGCGCTGGCGGCTGGCCGCACATGTTCCGCCCGGACGCGAAGACCGGCGAAAACTTCCACGCCACGCCCGCGAAGATCGCGACGACCTCCTACTACGACACCGTCAACTTCGCCAAACGCGTGAAAGTCCCCGGCCACTACACCTGGGGCTACAACGACGAAACCTGTCCCCCGACTTCGATGTACGCCGCGTTCAATCAGATCAACGCGCCCAAGGAACTCGTCCTCGCGCTCGAAGCCAACCACCCGATCATCCCCGAGCAGACGGAAGCAGTCGCGAAGTGGATCGGAGGCTTTCTGAAACTCACGAAGTAA
- a CDS encoding HDOD domain-containing protein, producing the protein MTVAQGLPREKLLKIAQQMPASAGVLAQLGQLLMDVNSGLEEIARLLKRDTALAARVIRISNSAAYGSGGGIASIEDAVGRVGFAEVYRLTGFASAAQVFDHDLPSYGITGSILRSNTLLTALAVESLAKRAAVDSRAAYTAGLMRSVGKVVLDKLGKQSLGYGQDFMRSGQGSVLEWELAVFGASNAQAAEAVLASWNFPASVFIPVREQHLAVKVPDAHLRTATLVNLAAGIAAESGYVLPGESGAWETTPEKLKVAGISMSLLQDCAEEAREAFAQIKDSLE; encoded by the coding sequence ATGACTGTTGCCCAAGGTCTACCTCGCGAGAAGTTACTTAAAATTGCCCAGCAGATGCCGGCATCGGCCGGTGTGCTGGCGCAGCTGGGGCAGTTGTTGATGGATGTGAATTCCGGGCTCGAAGAGATCGCCCGCCTGCTGAAGCGCGACACGGCGCTGGCGGCGCGTGTGATCCGGATCAGCAACAGCGCGGCGTATGGCTCGGGCGGTGGCATCGCGTCGATTGAGGACGCGGTCGGTCGCGTGGGCTTTGCCGAGGTTTACCGGCTGACGGGATTCGCGTCGGCGGCGCAGGTTTTCGATCACGATCTGCCTTCTTACGGAATCACGGGTTCTATTCTTCGCTCGAACACGCTGCTGACGGCGCTCGCGGTCGAATCACTGGCGAAACGCGCGGCGGTGGATTCGCGCGCGGCGTACACGGCCGGGTTGATGCGTTCGGTGGGCAAAGTTGTCCTCGATAAACTCGGGAAGCAGTCGCTCGGTTATGGGCAGGATTTTATGCGGTCGGGGCAGGGTTCGGTGCTGGAGTGGGAGCTGGCGGTTTTCGGCGCGAGTAACGCGCAGGCGGCCGAAGCGGTGCTGGCTTCGTGGAATTTCCCGGCGTCGGTTTTCATCCCGGTGCGCGAGCAGCATCTGGCGGTCAAAGTGCCGGATGCGCATTTGCGCACGGCGACGTTAGTCAATCTGGCTGCAGGCATCGCCGCCGAGTCGGGTTATGTGCTGCCCGGTGAGTCCGGTGCCTGGGAAACGACACCGGAGAAGCTGAAGGTGGCGGGCATATCGATGTCGCTGTTACAGGATTGCGCCGAAGAGGCGCGCGAGGCGTTTGCGCAGATCAAAGACTCGCTGGAGTGA
- a CDS encoding hemolysin family protein, translated as MSEISTELFILFLLLIANGVFAMAEIAVVSSRKARLRQLADEGHESAKAALALANEPTRFLSAVQVAISLLTVMQGAYTGASFAAKLTPLFAQLSWLSAENASKVALIISVMAVTFASVVVGELIPKRLGLANPERTAMILGPLVSKLTWIFYPVVALLTLATETLLKLLGVKPQKETPVSEEEVNILIEQGLHAGVFNKTETDMVAGVLELDQLPVTALMTPRPKIVFINLDDPEEASWRKIVASGHSYFPVFQGSRDQVVGMVSVKSLWAHSAIGLTTNLKNLLVQPLIVPETMNAIQLLEAFKKSSKHIALVSDEFGAIQGLVTLIDVLEAIVGDLPAQGRRQAAAMKQREDGSWLVDATLSIDELKTLVQMEELPHEDEADFQTLGGFVMTHFGRIPAAGDYFDHGGWRFEVMDMDRHRVDKMLVGKTPAPAALQKAAG; from the coding sequence ATGTCCGAAATTTCCACCGAGCTATTCATTCTTTTCCTGCTGTTGATCGCCAATGGTGTGTTCGCCATGGCCGAGATTGCGGTCGTCTCGTCGCGCAAGGCCCGGCTCAGGCAGCTTGCGGATGAAGGGCACGAAAGCGCCAAGGCGGCGCTGGCGCTGGCGAATGAGCCGACGCGCTTTTTATCGGCGGTGCAGGTGGCGATCTCGTTGCTGACCGTCATGCAGGGCGCGTACACGGGGGCGAGTTTTGCGGCTAAATTGACGCCGCTGTTTGCCCAGCTGTCGTGGTTGAGCGCGGAGAATGCGTCGAAAGTGGCGCTGATCATCTCTGTGATGGCGGTGACTTTTGCCTCTGTGGTGGTGGGCGAGCTGATCCCTAAGCGGCTCGGTCTGGCGAACCCGGAGCGGACGGCGATGATTTTGGGCCCGCTGGTGAGCAAGCTGACGTGGATTTTTTATCCGGTGGTCGCGCTGCTCACGCTGGCCACGGAGACGTTGCTCAAGCTGCTTGGCGTGAAGCCGCAGAAGGAGACGCCGGTGTCGGAAGAAGAGGTAAACATCTTGATCGAACAAGGGCTGCACGCGGGCGTGTTTAACAAGACGGAGACGGACATGGTCGCAGGCGTGCTGGAGCTCGATCAGCTGCCGGTGACGGCGCTGATGACGCCGAGGCCCAAGATTGTTTTTATCAATCTCGACGATCCGGAAGAGGCGAGCTGGCGGAAGATCGTGGCGAGCGGGCATTCGTATTTCCCGGTTTTCCAGGGGAGCCGTGATCAGGTGGTCGGCATGGTTTCGGTGAAGTCGCTCTGGGCGCATTCGGCGATCGGGCTCACCACGAATTTGAAAAACCTGCTAGTGCAGCCGCTGATCGTGCCGGAGACGATGAACGCGATCCAACTGCTCGAAGCCTTCAAGAAATCGAGCAAACACATCGCGCTGGTGAGTGACGAGTTTGGCGCGATCCAAGGTTTGGTGACGTTGATCGATGTGCTCGAAGCCATCGTAGGCGATCTGCCTGCGCAGGGTCGGCGGCAGGCGGCGGCGATGAAGCAGCGCGAAGACGGCTCCTGGCTAGTCGATGCGACGCTCAGCATCGATGAGCTCAAGACGCTTGTACAGATGGAGGAGCTTCCGCACGAGGATGAGGCGGATTTCCAGACGCTGGGCGGTTTCGTGATGACGCATTTCGGGCGGATTCCGGCTGCGGGCGATTATTTCGACCACGGCGGCTGGCGGTTTGAGGTCATGGATATGGACCGGCACCGCGTGGACAAAATGTTGGTTGGGAAAACGCCGGCTCCGGCCGCGCTGCAAAAGGCGGCGGGGTGA
- a CDS encoding HAD hydrolase-like protein, whose amino-acid sequence MKYKLVIFDFDGTLADSFEWFLGVVDELAAKHKFKMFERAELDELRGSSAVKVLEHLGVSRWRLPAIGRHLQKLAARDTGKISLFEGVEKMLAELAASGVTVAIVSSSVESNIRKILGPKNVARVAHFECGASLFGKRTKLRKVLRKCGVSASETLCVGDEVRDIEAAKAEGIPFGAVGWGFTHLHALRECEPEEVFATVGEIATCVAGRRVK is encoded by the coding sequence ATGAAGTACAAGTTGGTGATCTTCGATTTCGACGGGACCCTCGCGGATTCGTTCGAGTGGTTTTTAGGGGTGGTCGATGAGCTGGCGGCGAAGCATAAGTTCAAAATGTTTGAGCGAGCGGAGCTCGATGAACTGCGTGGCAGCTCGGCGGTGAAGGTGCTCGAGCACCTCGGCGTGTCGCGCTGGCGGCTGCCCGCGATCGGACGGCATCTGCAAAAGCTGGCGGCGCGGGATACAGGGAAGATTTCGTTGTTCGAGGGTGTTGAGAAAATGCTCGCGGAGCTGGCGGCCAGCGGGGTGACGGTGGCGATCGTGAGCTCTAGCGTAGAGAGCAACATCCGGAAAATTTTGGGGCCGAAAAATGTGGCGCGGGTGGCGCACTTCGAGTGCGGGGCGTCGCTTTTTGGCAAGCGCACGAAGCTGCGGAAGGTGTTGCGCAAATGCGGCGTGAGCGCGAGTGAAACGCTGTGCGTCGGCGACGAGGTGCGCGACATCGAGGCGGCGAAGGCGGAGGGGATTCCTTTCGGCGCGGTGGGGTGGGGGTTCACGCATCTGCACGCGTTGCGGGAGTGCGAACCCGAGGAAGTTTTTGCGACGGTGGGCGAGATCGCCACGTGCGTTGCAGGACGCCGGGTGAAGTAA
- the aroE gene encoding shikimate dehydrogenase: protein MDSPDTVLTLDRLGHWKHEGHKLAVLGHPIKHSISPAMHNAALTELAKTDTRFLDWKYFRFDVPPDDLPTALARLHDEDFTGLNLTVPHKVIAFGHVGEIDKAAQPIGAVNTLLRTPSGWRGYNTDGYGLATAIKETLGRELTDSPLILLGAGGAARGAAVECLQRTCASLWIANRTRFNLDALLIDLAPIAGKIPLHGFDPQNPPADLPADALVINATSAGMKPADAQPIDLTQLPKPAGVFDMIYNPPETRLLAQARTLGLPAANGLSMLIHQGARALEIWTGGPVPVEAMRTAATAALGR from the coding sequence ATGGATTCGCCCGACACCGTCCTCACGCTCGATCGCCTCGGCCACTGGAAACACGAAGGCCACAAACTCGCCGTCCTCGGGCACCCCATCAAACACTCCATTAGCCCGGCCATGCACAACGCCGCGCTCACCGAGCTGGCGAAAACCGACACGCGTTTCCTCGACTGGAAATATTTCCGCTTCGACGTCCCGCCCGACGATCTCCCCACCGCACTCGCGCGCCTCCACGACGAAGACTTCACCGGCCTCAACCTCACCGTCCCGCACAAGGTCATTGCCTTCGGCCACGTCGGCGAGATCGACAAAGCCGCCCAACCCATCGGCGCCGTGAACACCCTGCTCCGCACGCCGTCCGGCTGGCGCGGTTACAACACCGACGGCTACGGCCTGGCCACGGCGATCAAAGAAACGCTCGGCCGCGAACTCACCGATTCCCCCCTCATCCTTCTCGGCGCAGGCGGCGCGGCCCGCGGCGCGGCCGTCGAATGCCTCCAGCGCACATGCGCCTCCCTTTGGATCGCCAACCGCACCCGCTTCAACCTCGACGCCCTCCTCATCGACCTCGCGCCCATCGCCGGAAAAATCCCTCTCCACGGTTTCGACCCGCAAAATCCTCCCGCCGATCTTCCCGCCGACGCGCTCGTCATCAACGCCACCTCCGCCGGCATGAAACCCGCCGACGCACAGCCGATCGATCTCACGCAGCTCCCCAAGCCCGCCGGCGTGTTCGACATGATCTACAACCCGCCCGAAACGCGCCTCCTCGCGCAAGCGCGTACACTCGGCCTGCCCGCTGCCAACGGCCTTTCGATGCTCATCCACCAAGGTGCCCGCGCCTTGGAAATCTGGACCGGCGGCCCCGTCCCCGTCGAAGCGATGCGCACCGCCGCGACCGCCGCCTTGGGCCGCTAA
- a CDS encoding 3-methyladenine DNA glycosylase: MVETGTTLTEAVWRERQRAHEARVAVWTDPHQARRSLGEKHPVFDFLFDYYSFRPSWLKRWHPGVGVTLEGAGAREFLRWPGYRESVDGGVTVEAADFPERRRETLVWLREMLTGTRDRPAFFGCFGLHEWAMVYRQSAEEVRHNAWPLRFPPEELARIVEGQPVCCSHYDAFRFFTEPARALNKLQPTRPETARFEQRGCLHANMDLYKWAFKFAPFTPSELVADCFALAREIREIDMRASPYDLRALGFEPVRIETAEGRAEYERHQRGFAARGEPLRERLLAVCGQLLAGSIGPRG, encoded by the coding sequence GTGGTCGAAACAGGAACAACTCTCACCGAGGCCGTGTGGCGCGAGCGGCAGCGCGCGCATGAGGCGCGGGTCGCGGTGTGGACGGATCCGCATCAGGCGCGGCGGTCGCTCGGGGAGAAGCATCCGGTCTTCGATTTTTTATTCGACTACTACTCGTTTCGGCCGAGCTGGCTGAAGCGCTGGCATCCGGGCGTGGGAGTGACGCTTGAAGGCGCGGGTGCGCGGGAATTTTTGCGCTGGCCGGGGTATCGGGAAAGTGTGGACGGCGGGGTGACGGTCGAGGCTGCGGATTTCCCGGAGCGGCGGCGGGAGACGCTGGTGTGGTTGCGGGAGATGTTGACCGGGACGCGGGACCGGCCGGCGTTCTTCGGGTGCTTCGGTCTGCACGAGTGGGCGATGGTTTACCGGCAGAGCGCAGAGGAGGTAAGGCACAACGCGTGGCCGCTGCGTTTTCCGCCGGAGGAGCTGGCGAGGATCGTCGAGGGGCAGCCGGTGTGTTGCTCGCACTACGATGCGTTTCGTTTTTTTACGGAGCCGGCGCGGGCGTTGAACAAACTCCAGCCGACGCGGCCGGAGACGGCGCGTTTCGAGCAGCGAGGGTGTCTGCACGCGAACATGGATCTGTACAAGTGGGCGTTCAAATTCGCGCCGTTCACGCCGTCGGAGCTGGTGGCGGATTGTTTCGCGCTGGCGCGGGAGATCCGGGAGATCGACATGCGGGCGAGTCCGTACGATCTGCGGGCGCTGGGTTTCGAGCCGGTGAGGATCGAGACGGCGGAAGGGCGCGCGGAGTACGAGCGCCATCAGCGCGGTTTTGCGGCGCGGGGCGAGCCGCTGCGGGAGCGGTTGCTGGCGGTGTGCGGGCAGTTGCTCGCGGGCTCAATCGGTCCGCGTGGATGA
- a CDS encoding TonB family protein has product MTPKLGVWILAAASCFCAPFAWTEETSASPLLIEKAEAGDTASQLALGIAAEDNETKPDYATAARWYRRASDAGSGMADWHLGMLYETGEGVEQSYDQARACYERALARGIEAAAMRLGLFYLEGWGVKSDRERTLALVTRAAESGYVPAMNVLSGMYIAGIGVAKNNQHALAWAERAAAYDDKDAQLTIGAIVMRDQNMRRDIRLARQWYQMSAEQEYTTAMLAMASTFLKRGATDDDRANGRRWLELALENQSSEAGFLLAVYEFTSPDGLTPPAETRARAFLERAVALGCLEASEVLELEKSGRPLRDSLRHVATVPMEVRYVARSARWIEAQSTAGNRPPKFVKAVSPVYPATLSLAKQEGTAVIRFVVDTKGFVQEPVIVSTTHPAFADSAIQAIRQFRFEPGIKDGRVVSTRMQLPIYFQLKVPVTRSSTRTD; this is encoded by the coding sequence ATGACCCCGAAACTTGGCGTGTGGATTCTCGCGGCGGCATCGTGCTTTTGCGCACCGTTCGCATGGACAGAGGAAACGTCGGCCAGTCCTCTGTTGATCGAAAAAGCGGAAGCAGGCGACACCGCCTCCCAACTCGCCCTCGGCATCGCCGCCGAAGACAACGAAACGAAACCCGACTACGCCACCGCCGCGCGCTGGTACCGCCGCGCTTCGGACGCAGGCTCCGGCATGGCCGACTGGCATCTCGGTATGTTGTACGAGACCGGCGAAGGCGTGGAGCAAAGCTACGATCAAGCCCGTGCCTGCTACGAGCGCGCCCTCGCCCGCGGGATTGAAGCGGCTGCCATGCGGCTCGGCCTTTTCTACCTCGAAGGCTGGGGCGTGAAATCGGATCGAGAAAGAACCCTCGCGCTCGTCACCCGCGCCGCCGAGTCAGGCTACGTCCCTGCCATGAATGTGCTTTCCGGCATGTACATCGCCGGCATCGGCGTTGCGAAAAACAACCAGCACGCCCTCGCCTGGGCCGAGCGCGCCGCGGCCTACGACGACAAAGACGCCCAGCTTACCATCGGGGCTATTGTCATGCGCGACCAGAACATGCGGCGAGACATAAGGCTCGCGAGGCAGTGGTACCAGATGTCCGCCGAACAGGAATACACCACCGCCATGCTCGCCATGGCCTCGACCTTCCTGAAACGAGGCGCCACCGACGACGACCGCGCCAACGGCCGGCGCTGGCTTGAGCTTGCCCTCGAAAACCAAAGCTCCGAAGCGGGCTTTCTCCTCGCCGTTTACGAGTTCACCTCTCCCGATGGCTTGACTCCACCGGCAGAAACACGCGCCCGCGCTTTCCTCGAACGCGCCGTCGCGCTCGGCTGCCTGGAAGCATCCGAAGTCCTCGAACTCGAAAAATCCGGCCGCCCCCTTCGCGACTCGCTGCGCCACGTGGCGACAGTCCCAATGGAAGTCCGCTACGTGGCTCGCTCCGCCCGTTGGATTGAGGCCCAAAGCACCGCCGGAAACCGGCCGCCCAAATTTGTGAAAGCAGTCAGCCCTGTTTATCCCGCGACACTGAGTCTCGCCAAACAGGAAGGCACCGCCGTGATCCGCTTCGTCGTCGATACCAAGGGCTTTGTCCAGGAGCCCGTCATCGTCAGCACCACCCATCCCGCTTTCGCCGACTCCGCGATTCAGGCAATCCGCCAGTTCCGTTTTGAGCCTGGAATTAAAGACGGCCGCGTCGTGTCCACGCGCATGCAATTACCAATTTATTTCCAGCTGAAAGTCCCCGTCACCCGCTCATCCACGCGGACCGATTGA
- a CDS encoding cyclic nucleotide-binding domain-containing protein: MDEQLVLTAQTLRLNPNVQRADMSGGVSVLKNVPARRYLTVTLDQWNLLRNFATPATVPDVLRAVILNRSCVPLREYYELILKAQRAGVLRLERQTEPDERARRWAVPLNAWVPIIFGWLSLIAAVTLLITRPFTWPAPFPAGALDVFIGWALLCLGLSAGSALAASTLVWGGGEIYDPKLNLIRPTPYFGVNLEDACMTSRLTQVGVWSAKFMPVTLTAALLWWYQPAWGLLHVIAVLVILRPGAGGVITPILSVLFRGQILDTHKNMSFSPNRRWKIRLKFGVARVKAVYVAARLVWGAAWCFLLLSVVLNATDRKVREVLGSGEYWREAGQYFAMAAIGSLLVFIGRPVARSLWVRSRARYREIVQMLHRWGAKPEEVSNPDAIARLLADSLIFRRLPPAERAELVKRAKPQVFKAWSLIRKFSDKSNEVGIILSGGVAVYRRMKSGRAERVLELGEGDVFGAHALLDTGRPEAQVRALTPVIALILPLEEFQQRVVAKLGVPLANDLVHKVPFLRRLSFCRSWHPQAVARFAQISSVIAYNEEETIVAERQDSHQFYVVYEGRVIVSRGKRILSRLGPGGFFGEIGLLQNSSAIADVRTKENVRCLVFSKADFLRFMTHNPLVGLQLEEISSQRLGHPLFPLNSHSFDVR, encoded by the coding sequence ATGGATGAGCAACTTGTCCTAACGGCACAGACCCTCAGGCTTAACCCCAACGTCCAGCGGGCCGACATGTCCGGCGGCGTCTCCGTGCTGAAAAACGTCCCTGCACGACGCTACCTCACTGTCACGCTCGACCAGTGGAATCTGCTGCGCAACTTCGCCACGCCCGCCACCGTCCCCGACGTCCTCCGCGCCGTGATCCTCAACCGCAGCTGCGTCCCGCTGCGCGAGTATTACGAACTCATCTTGAAAGCCCAGCGCGCCGGCGTCCTCCGCCTCGAGCGCCAGACCGAGCCCGATGAACGCGCCCGCCGCTGGGCCGTCCCGCTCAACGCCTGGGTGCCGATCATCTTCGGATGGCTCTCGCTCATCGCCGCCGTCACCCTGCTCATCACGCGCCCCTTCACCTGGCCCGCGCCATTCCCCGCCGGTGCGCTCGATGTATTCATCGGCTGGGCACTCCTCTGCCTTGGCCTCAGCGCCGGCTCCGCGCTCGCGGCCTCGACCCTCGTCTGGGGCGGCGGCGAGATCTACGACCCGAAACTCAATCTGATCCGCCCCACGCCTTACTTCGGCGTGAATCTCGAAGACGCCTGCATGACCAGCCGCCTCACGCAGGTCGGCGTCTGGAGCGCCAAGTTCATGCCCGTCACCCTCACCGCCGCGCTCCTGTGGTGGTATCAACCCGCCTGGGGCCTGCTCCACGTGATCGCCGTCCTCGTGATCCTGCGCCCCGGCGCCGGCGGCGTCATCACGCCAATCCTCTCCGTGCTCTTCCGCGGCCAGATTCTGGACACGCATAAAAACATGTCCTTCAGCCCGAACCGCCGCTGGAAAATCCGGCTCAAGTTCGGCGTCGCCCGCGTCAAGGCTGTCTACGTTGCCGCCCGCCTCGTCTGGGGCGCCGCCTGGTGCTTCCTCCTGCTTTCCGTCGTCCTCAACGCCACCGACCGCAAGGTCCGCGAAGTTCTCGGCAGTGGCGAATACTGGCGCGAAGCCGGCCAGTACTTTGCCATGGCCGCCATCGGTTCGCTCCTCGTCTTCATCGGCCGCCCCGTCGCCCGCAGCCTCTGGGTCCGCTCCCGCGCCCGCTACCGCGAAATCGTCCAGATGCTCCACCGCTGGGGCGCGAAGCCCGAAGAGGTTAGCAACCCCGACGCCATCGCCCGCCTGCTCGCCGACTCCCTCATCTTCCGCCGCCTCCCGCCCGCCGAGCGCGCCGAACTCGTCAAACGCGCCAAGCCTCAGGTATTCAAAGCCTGGAGCCTCATCCGCAAATTTTCCGACAAATCCAACGAGGTCGGCATCATCCTCTCCGGCGGCGTCGCCGTTTACCGCCGCATGAAATCCGGCCGCGCCGAACGCGTCCTCGAGCTCGGCGAGGGCGATGTCTTCGGCGCTCACGCCCTCCTCGACACCGGCCGCCCCGAAGCCCAGGTCCGCGCCCTCACACCCGTGATCGCGCTGATCCTGCCGCTCGAAGAATTCCAGCAACGCGTCGTCGCCAAGCTCGGCGTTCCCCTCGCCAACGACCTCGTCCACAAAGTCCCCTTCCTGCGCCGCCTCTCCTTCTGCCGCAGCTGGCACCCGCAAGCCGTCGCGCGCTTCGCTCAAATCTCCTCGGTCATCGCCTACAACGAGGAAGAAACCATCGTCGCCGAACGCCAGGACAGCCACCAATTCTACGTCGTGTACGAAGGCCGCGTCATCGTCAGCCGCGGCAAAAGAATCCTCTCGCGCCTCGGCCCCGGCGGCTTCTTCGGCGAGATCGGCCTGCTTCAAAACAGCTCCGCCATCGCCGATGTGCGCACCAAGGAAAACGTCCGCTGCCTCGTCTTCAGCAAAGCCGATTTCCTCCGCTTCATGACGCATAATCCCCTCGTCGGATTGCAGCTCGAAGAGATCAGTTCCCAGCGCCTCGGCCACCCGCTCTTCCCGCTCAACTCGCACTCCTTCGACGTCCGCTGA
- a CDS encoding response regulator, whose amino-acid sequence MFDQLKKLFGAKPSTASRLRPGQPGYKLGTILFVDDEPEVRSIARLSLEPLGYTLIEAEDGAKALDIFEKRSAEIGLVVTDVLMPNLDGLGLSARLHKLDSALPILLLSGHVLEEDLWAEGNARMRYLMKPYRLQDLQDIIVDLIGPAPTPPADAST is encoded by the coding sequence ATGTTCGATCAGCTGAAAAAACTCTTTGGCGCCAAGCCCTCCACCGCTTCCCGCCTGCGCCCCGGCCAGCCCGGCTACAAGCTCGGCACCATCCTCTTCGTCGATGACGAACCCGAGGTCCGCTCCATCGCCCGCCTCTCCCTCGAACCCCTCGGCTACACCCTCATCGAAGCCGAGGACGGTGCCAAAGCCCTCGACATCTTCGAAAAGCGCAGCGCCGAGATCGGCCTCGTCGTCACCGACGTCCTCATGCCCAACCTCGACGGCCTCGGCCTCTCCGCCCGTCTTCACAAACTCGATTCCGCCCTGCCCATCCTCCTGCTCAGCGGTCATGTCCTCGAAGAAGATCTCTGGGCCGAAGGCAACGCCCGCATGAGGTATTTGATGAAACCCTACCGCCTTCAAGATCTCCAGGACATCATCGTGGACCTCATCGGCCCGGCCCCCACCCCGCCCGCCGACGCTTCCACCTGA